CATCGTGTCCGCCGAGCACGTCTCCACCACCGACGAGCCGCTCAACCTCAAGGAGTTCATCGCCGACCTCGACCTGCCGGTCATCGTCGGCGGTTGCACCGACTACAAGACCGCGCTGCACCTGATGCGCACCGGCGCGGCCGGCGTGATCGTCGGCATCGGCGGCGACGACTGGTCGACCACCGAGTCGGTGCTCGGCATCCGGGTGCCGATGGCCACCGCGATCGCCGACGCGGCGGCGGCCCGCCGGGACTACCTCGACGAGACCGGTGGCCGGTACGTGCACCTGATCGCCGACGGCGACATCCAGACCTCCGGCGACATCGCCAAGGCGCTCGGCTGCGGCGCGGACGCGGTGATGCTCGGCGAGGCGCTCTCGCTCTGCGAGGAGGCCCCCGCCGGTGGCGCCTGGTGGCACTCCGCCGCCAGCCACCCGTCGCTGCCCCGTGGCGCGTTCGAGGTGGCCGGCGAGCCGCTCGGCTCGATGGAGCGGCTCCTCTTCGGCCCGGCCGACGAGCCGGACGGCCAGCTCAACCTCTTCGGCGGCCTGCGCCGCGCAATGGCCAAGTGCGGCTACCGCGACCTCAAGGAGTTCCAGAAGGTCGGCCTCGTCCTCGACCGCTGAGGCGACGCGAGCGACCGACGGCGCGGGTGTGGATTCCGGTCCCACCCGCGCCGTCGCGCATCTAGGCTCGGCGGGTGACGCGCGGGCGGTGGTACGCGGCGGCGCAGGTCGTGGCGCTGCTGCTGGGCGGCTGCACCGGCGGCGACGACGACCGGTTCCGCCCCGGCGCGGTCGACGCGGGCGACCCGTACGTGCCGGGGGCCGGGAACGGCGGGTACGACGTCGAGCACTACCGGCTGAAGGTCCGCTACGACCCGGGCAGTGACCGGCTCACCGGTGAGGCGACGATCACCGCCACCGCGACCGCCGGCCTGTCCCGGTTCAACCTCGACCTCGCCGGCCTCACCGTCGACCGGGTTGACGTCGACGGCGCCCCGGCGAAGCACCGCCGGGATGACGCCGAGCTGATCGTCACCCCGGCGCACGGGTTGCCGGCCGGACGACGGTTCACGGTCGACGTGGCGTACGCCGGGGTGCCGCAGCCGCTGCCCATCGGTGAGCTGGGCAGCGGCGGCTTCCAGGCCACCGGGGACGGCGCGATCGCGCTCGGCCAGCCGGAGTCGGCGAGCACCTGGTTCCCGGTCGACGACCACCCCTCCGACAAGGCCACCTACGACGTCGAGGTGACCGTCCCGGACGGGCTCGCCGCGCTGAGCAACGGGGTGCTGCGGTCCCGGGCGGGCCGGGACGGCTGGACCACCTGGAGCTGGTCCGAGGGCTCGCCGATGGCCAGCTACCTGACCACCCTGGTGATCGGGAACTACCGCGTGTCGACCGGCACCCATGCCGGGAAGCCGATGGTCACCGCGGTGGCCGCCGGGCTGCCGGCGGACGGGCCGGCAGCCGCCTCGCTCGCCCGCACCGGCGAGATCGCCGACTTCCTGGCCGGCCGCTTCGGCCCGTACCCGTTCGACGCGTACGGCGGCATCGCGGTCGCCGACGACCGCATCCGGTACGCCCTGGAGACCCAGTCCCGGCCGGTCTACGGTCCGGGCTTCTTCCGCGCCGGCCGGCCCGACACCCGGGTGGTCGCGCACGAGCTGGCCCACCAGTGGTTCGGCGACAGCGTCTCGGTGGCCCGGTGGAGCGACATCTGGCTGAACGAGGGCTTCGCGACGTACGCGGAATGGCTCTGGACCGAGCACGACGGCGGCCGCACCGTGGGGCGGGCCTTCGCCACCGAGTACGCGGCCACCGACTGGACCCGCCCGTCGCTCGACCCGGGCCGGCCGGCGATGTTCGGCGACGCCGTCTACCGGCGGGGGGCGCTGGCCGTGCACGCCCTGCGCCGCGCGGTCGGCGACGACACCTTCTTCCGCATCCTGCGCGGCTGGACGGCCGAGCGTCGGGACGGCGCCGCCACCACCGCCGACTTCGTCGGGTACGCCGAACGGGTCGGCGGGCGGCCGCTGCGCGCGCTCCTCGACGCCTGGCTCGTCGGCGGCACCGCCCCGGCCCTGCCGTGATGCGGACCCGCAGGCCGCTCGGTAGGCTGCCGCGGGCGGAGCGGCCGGGCGGGGCCGCCGCGGTCGTTCCCGGGGAGGGTCGAGACGATGACGCTGACGCGGCGGGGCGTGCGACGGGGCCTCGGGCTGCTGGTGGTGGGGACGTTGGCGCTCGTCGGCTGCGACTCGGCCGGCCCGGAACGGACGTCACTGGCGCCGGCGCAGGCCTCGCCGACGGCCGCCCGGACGTTCGCGCCCGGTGCGGCCGGCGCCGGCGATCCCTACTTCCCCAGTTACGGCAACGGCGGCTACGACGTCGCCCACTACACCGTCCAGGTGCGGTACGACCCGGCGCAGGACCGGCTGACCGGAACCACCATGGTGCGGGCCACCGCCACCGAGAACCTCTCTGCGTTCCACCTGGACCTGGCGGGGCTGACCGTGCGCTCGGCGACGGTGGACGGCGTCAGCGCCGCCCACGCCCGCGCCGACAATGAGCTGATCGTCACCCCGGCGACCGGCCTCAGCTCCGGCAATGGCTTCGTCGCGGAGATCCGGTACGACGGCAAGCCGGCCGCGTTGGACAACGACGTGCTCGGCGAGAGCGGCTGGCTGCACACCTCGGACGGTGCGATCGCGCTCGGCCAGCCGGAGTCGGCGAGCACCTGGTTCCCGGTCAACGACCACCCGTCGGACAAGGCCACCTACGACTTCGAGATCACCGTGCCGAAGGGACTGACGGCGGTCAGCAACGGCGTGCCGAAGGGGCGGAGCACCCAGGGTGGCTGGACCACCTGGATGTGGTCCGAGGGCGCGCCGATGGCCAGCTACCTCAGCACGGTGGTGATCGGGAAGTTCCGGGTCACCACGGGGGAACACAAGGGACGGCCGGTGTTCAGCGCGGTCACCACCAAGGTGGCGAAGGGCGCCCCGGACCGGTCGATCGACCGGTCCGTCGAGGTGGCCGACTACCTGGAGAGCGTCTTCGGGCCGTACCCGTTCGACGCGTACGGCGGGGTGGTGGTCGCCGACGACCGGATCCGGTACGCGCTGGAGACGCAGACCCGGCCGGTCTACTCCGCGGGCTTCTTCCGGCAGGGCGACAACACCGGGGTGGTGGCGCACGAGCTGGCCCACCAGTGGTTCGGCAACAGCGTGGCGCTGGAGCGGTGGCAGGACATCTGGCTCAACGAGGGGCTGGCCACGTACGCCGAGTGGCTCTGGGCCGAGCACACCGGCGAGTCCACCGTCCAGCGCGCCTTCGACCTGAGGTACGCGACGGCGTCCGGGCAGGTCTGGCGTACCCCGCCGGGGAAGCCGGGGGTGGCGCACCTGTTCGGCGACTCGGTCTACCAGCGGGGCGGGATGACCGTGCACGCGCTGCGGGTGGCGGTCGGCGACACCGCCTTCTTCACCATCCTGCGCACCTGGGCGGAGGAGAAGAAGAACGGCAACGCCACCACCGCCGACTTCCGCGCGCTCGCCGAGCGCGTCTCGAACAAGAAGCTGGACAAGCTCTTCGACGCCTGGCTCTACGCCACTGAACGCCCCGCCGAGCCGAAGCCGCTCTGAGTCAGGTCCGCACCCGCAGGGTGGGATGGGTCTTGAGGAACTGCTCGGCGCGGTCGGCGCGGAGTTCGGCGAGGAACTGGCGGCCCACGGGGCGGAGCTGCTCGCCGCGGTAGGCCGCGCCCTTGCCGACCGCGTCGCCGGGGAGACCGACCAGGACCAGGCCGTCGGCGGGCAGGCCGCCCAGGGCGTACGCGAAGTCGACCAGCCCCCGCCCGCCGCCGGCGTAGACCAGGGTCTTGCCCAGGGCGGCGACCACCTGCTCCACCCGCCCGGGATCACGGGCCAGCCCCTGGTCGAGGATCTTCCGGACCAGCGCCCGGATGAGCTGCTGCTGGTGGCGCTGGCGGGTGTAGTCGCCGCCGGCCGTGTAACGCTGTCGGGCGTAGTCCAGCGCCTGCCAGCCGGTGAGGTGCCGGTCGCCCGGCTGGTACACCATCTGCGGCCCGGTGTAGGTGTTGCCGACCCGGTCCCGGTACGTCCCGTCGGGGCGGCGGTGGATCGAGGCGACCCGCTGGTCGATGTGCAGGTCCACCCCGCCGAGCGTGTCCACCAGCTTGTCGAAGCCGTTGAAGGTGATCACGGCGCCGGCGTCGATGCGCAGCCCGGTGTACCGGCTGACCGTGGTGCGCAGCAGCTCGTACCCCTGGGCGGTGCTCGGGTGCTTCTTGTCGCCGGGCACCCGGCTGCCGTAGCTCATCGCGTGGGTGAGCTTGGTGCGGCCGCCCGGGTAACCGGCCTTCGGGTAGGCGGGGATGTCCACCACCAGGTCGCGGGGGAGGGAGAAGAGGTACCCCCGGTCCAGCCCGGCCGCCATGTGCAGCACCAGCACGGCGTCGGCGTGCGGCTCCCAGCCGGGCACGCTGACCCGGGTGTCCACCCCGACGAGCAGCAGGTTCAGCGGGCCGGTCAGGTCGGCGCCGGGCGGCGGGGTGGGGCTCGCCTGGGCCGGGGCGGGGCTGCTCGCCGACGCCGTGGGCGTGGCCGGGCCGGCCACCGGGCCGGGCGCGGGGGTGGACCGGGAGAGCAGGCGGGCGGCCACCACCGCGCCGGCGGCGACCAGGAGCACCGCCACCACGGCGGCCACCCCCAGCGTCCAGCGCCGTCGTGGCCCTGCGGTCTCCTGCGTCATCAGGCTTCCCCTCCCCCGTATGGAAACGACGCTCGGACGGGGGCCCGGGTTGCCGCCGGCGGGCCCGGGTCGGTCGAGCGCTCTGCATGATCCCGAAAATCTGCCGCTGGCGCGATGGCTACCCGTCGGTAATGATGCGTGCATGCGGTACGACGTGGTCGTCATCGGGTCCGGCTTCGGCGGCAGCGTCACCGCGCTCCGGCTGGCGGAGCGGGGCTACTCGGTCGGCGTGCTGGAGGCCGGGCGGCGCTTCGCCGACGACGAGTTCCCGCAGACCTCCTGGCGGGCCCGGCGCTTCCTCTGGGCGCCGAAGCTCGGCTGCTACGGCCTGCAACGGATCACCCTGCTCCGCTCGGCCGACCGGAAGGCCGGCGGGGGAGTCATGGTGCTCTCCGGCGCGGGCGTGGGCGGCGGCTCGCTGGTCTACGCCAACACCCTCTACGAGCCCCTCGACGCGTT
The window above is part of the Micromonospora inositola genome. Proteins encoded here:
- a CDS encoding M1 family metallopeptidase, which codes for MTRGRWYAAAQVVALLLGGCTGGDDDRFRPGAVDAGDPYVPGAGNGGYDVEHYRLKVRYDPGSDRLTGEATITATATAGLSRFNLDLAGLTVDRVDVDGAPAKHRRDDAELIVTPAHGLPAGRRFTVDVAYAGVPQPLPIGELGSGGFQATGDGAIALGQPESASTWFPVDDHPSDKATYDVEVTVPDGLAALSNGVLRSRAGRDGWTTWSWSEGSPMASYLTTLVIGNYRVSTGTHAGKPMVTAVAAGLPADGPAAASLARTGEIADFLAGRFGPYPFDAYGGIAVADDRIRYALETQSRPVYGPGFFRAGRPDTRVVAHELAHQWFGDSVSVARWSDIWLNEGFATYAEWLWTEHDGGRTVGRAFATEYAATDWTRPSLDPGRPAMFGDAVYRRGALAVHALRRAVGDDTFFRILRGWTAERRDGAATTADFVGYAERVGGRPLRALLDAWLVGGTAPALP
- a CDS encoding M1 family metallopeptidase encodes the protein MTLTRRGVRRGLGLLVVGTLALVGCDSAGPERTSLAPAQASPTAARTFAPGAAGAGDPYFPSYGNGGYDVAHYTVQVRYDPAQDRLTGTTMVRATATENLSAFHLDLAGLTVRSATVDGVSAAHARADNELIVTPATGLSSGNGFVAEIRYDGKPAALDNDVLGESGWLHTSDGAIALGQPESASTWFPVNDHPSDKATYDFEITVPKGLTAVSNGVPKGRSTQGGWTTWMWSEGAPMASYLSTVVIGKFRVTTGEHKGRPVFSAVTTKVAKGAPDRSIDRSVEVADYLESVFGPYPFDAYGGVVVADDRIRYALETQTRPVYSAGFFRQGDNTGVVAHELAHQWFGNSVALERWQDIWLNEGLATYAEWLWAEHTGESTVQRAFDLRYATASGQVWRTPPGKPGVAHLFGDSVYQRGGMTVHALRVAVGDTAFFTILRTWAEEKKNGNATTADFRALAERVSNKKLDKLFDAWLYATERPAEPKPL
- a CDS encoding GuaB3 family IMP dehydrogenase-related protein, yielding MRDVVEIGLGKTAQRGYHLDDIAIVPSRRTRDVDDVSTAWQLDAYQFGIPCLGHPSDATMSPSSAVRLGQLGGLGVLNVEGLWTRYENPTKVLEELAGLDEDARATKRLQEVYAEPIRPDLIAERVRELRAGGGTVAVRVSPQHTLALAPVILDAGVDILVIQGTIVSAEHVSTTDEPLNLKEFIADLDLPVIVGGCTDYKTALHLMRTGAAGVIVGIGGDDWSTTESVLGIRVPMATAIADAAAARRDYLDETGGRYVHLIADGDIQTSGDIAKALGCGADAVMLGEALSLCEEAPAGGAWWHSAASHPSLPRGAFEVAGEPLGSMERLLFGPADEPDGQLNLFGGLRRAMAKCGYRDLKEFQKVGLVLDR
- a CDS encoding LCP family glycopolymer transferase, translated to MTQETAGPRRRWTLGVAAVVAVLLVAAGAVVAARLLSRSTPAPGPVAGPATPTASASSPAPAQASPTPPPGADLTGPLNLLLVGVDTRVSVPGWEPHADAVLVLHMAAGLDRGYLFSLPRDLVVDIPAYPKAGYPGGRTKLTHAMSYGSRVPGDKKHPSTAQGYELLRTTVSRYTGLRIDAGAVITFNGFDKLVDTLGGVDLHIDQRVASIHRRPDGTYRDRVGNTYTGPQMVYQPGDRHLTGWQALDYARQRYTAGGDYTRQRHQQQLIRALVRKILDQGLARDPGRVEQVVAALGKTLVYAGGGRGLVDFAYALGGLPADGLVLVGLPGDAVGKGAAYRGEQLRPVGRQFLAELRADRAEQFLKTHPTLRVRT